AAGGAATACCCTGGAACGCTTTGGTCCTGTACGTAGCGTAACACCACATCATGTGTTTGAGATTGCCTTTGAGGGGATTGTCTTTTCCAAAAGACATAAAAGTGGTGTGGCCACACGGTTCCCCAGGATCTTAAGATGGCGTAAGGACAAAAAAATTGAGGAGGCGAATTCGTTGGAAGATTTAAAGGCACTGATCCCGAATTCCGCTAAGGCGGAATGAAGGGATCTCTTGGCAAATAGACCCATTACCTAAAAAAGAACCCAAATCAGATAAAAGAAGACCCTCCATAAAACCGTTAACTTCGCCCCATTCGTTATGAAGGGCTACTGCTATATCCTTACCAATAAAAACAAAACTGTACTGTATGTCGGTGCTACAAATAATTTGGGAAGAAGGGTCAGCGAGCATAAGAATGGTAAATACAAAAACGCTTTCACCAAAAAATACAATTGTACCCTTTTGGTCTATTTTGAAGAATTTGATACTATCAAGGATTCCTTTAAAGGAGAGCGGCAATTGAAAGCAGGCAACAGAAAACGAAAGGAAAAACTAATCAACTCGATAAATCCGGAATGGAGTGATTTGTCAGAAAGTTGGTTTGATGGGAGTAAAGAATCTTTTTAATTTTAGAGACACATATCAAAAGATTACTTCGCTATCACTCGCAATCAACGCTTTGAAATTGCATTGACCTGGTTCCAACAACAAGGTTGGAAACCCCATGCATTCCAAAAAGAGACCTGGACGGCCTTTTTACAGGGCAAACACGGTTTATTGAATGCCCCAACGGGAAGTGGAAAAACCTATGCCCTTTGGTTTCCCATTGTCCTGAATTACATTAAAAACCA
The sequence above is a segment of the Muricauda sp. SCSIO 64092 genome. Coding sequences within it:
- a CDS encoding GIY-YIG nuclease family protein, with amino-acid sequence MKGYCYILTNKNKTVLYVGATNNLGRRVSEHKNGKYKNAFTKKYNCTLLVYFEEFDTIKDSFKGERQLKAGNRKRKEKLINSINPEWSDLSESWFDGSKESF